Proteins encoded by one window of Salvia splendens isolate huo1 chromosome 7, SspV2, whole genome shotgun sequence:
- the LOC121742416 gene encoding serine/arginine-rich SC35-like splicing factor SCL30A isoform X2: MRGRSYTPSPPRGYGRRERSPPRGGGRYGRGGDRGDAPTSLLVRNLRHDCRPEDLRRPFGQFGPIKDIYLPRDYYTGDPRGFGFVQFVDPADAADAKYHMDGQILQGRELTVVFAEENRKKPTEMRSRERGSRGNSRGRVYDRRRSPPRYSRSPRYSSRSPPPRYARSPSRGREYYSPKRRYSRSISPHEKRYSRERSYSRSPPPREQSPPPYDGPRKCSGSPVRERSPFGSRSRSQSPGQGRGRSPLRAPPARSPSRSRSRSPYPADYPTGPMRDRSPSQ, translated from the exons ATGAGGGGAAGGAGCTACACACCTTCACCACCTAGAGGTTACGGCAGAAGAGAAAGGAGCCCTCCGAGAGGAGGAGGGCGCTATGGAAGAGGAGGGGATAGGGGTGATGCTCCAACCAGTCTTTTAGTGCGCAACCTTCGGCATGATTGCAG GCCTGAAGACTTACGGAGGCCTTTTGGACAATTTGGGCCGATTAAAGATATTTATCTGCCTAGGGATTACTACACTGG TGATCCTCGAGGATTTGGATTTGTTCAATTTGTGGACCCTGCTGATGCAGCAGATGCTAAATATCATATGGATGGGCAAATATTGCAAGGTCGTGAATTGACTGTTGTTTTTGCTGAGGAGAATAGGAAAAAACCAACTGAAATGAGGTCCCGAGAAAGAGGAAG TAGGGGAAACAGTAGAGGTCGCGTTTATGATAGGAGGAGATCACCTCCTCGCTATTCCCGTTCTCCCCGCTATTCCTCCCGGTCACCTCCTCCACGATATGCTAGGTCTCCATCACGGGGCCGTGAGTACTACTCTCCTAAGAGAAGATATTCAAG GTCTATTTCCCCTCATGAGAAGAGGTACAGCAGAGAGAGGTCATACTCGCGCTCTCCACCACCACGGGAACAGTCCCCCCCACCATACGACGGACCAAGGAAGTGCAGTGGAAGTCCTGTGAGAGAACGATCTCCATTTGGGTCTAGGAGCCGCAGCCAGAGTCCAGGTCAAGGCCGTGGCCGATCTCCACTTAGAGCTCCTCCTGCTCGTAGCCCCAGTCGTAGCAGAAGCAGGAGCCCTTACCCAGCAGACTATCCTACGGGACCCATGAGGGATAGGTCTCCTAGCCAATGA
- the LOC121742416 gene encoding serine/arginine-rich SC35-like splicing factor SCL30A isoform X1 — protein sequence MRGRSYTPSPPRGYGRRERSPPRGGGRYGRGGDRGDAPTSLLVRNLRHDCRPEDLRRPFGQFGPIKDIYLPRDYYTGDPRGFGFVQFVDPADAADAKYHMDGQILQGRELTVVFAEENRKKPTEMRSRERGSSRGNSRGRVYDRRRSPPRYSRSPRYSSRSPPPRYARSPSRGREYYSPKRRYSRSISPHEKRYSRERSYSRSPPPREQSPPPYDGPRKCSGSPVRERSPFGSRSRSQSPGQGRGRSPLRAPPARSPSRSRSRSPYPADYPTGPMRDRSPSQ from the exons ATGAGGGGAAGGAGCTACACACCTTCACCACCTAGAGGTTACGGCAGAAGAGAAAGGAGCCCTCCGAGAGGAGGAGGGCGCTATGGAAGAGGAGGGGATAGGGGTGATGCTCCAACCAGTCTTTTAGTGCGCAACCTTCGGCATGATTGCAG GCCTGAAGACTTACGGAGGCCTTTTGGACAATTTGGGCCGATTAAAGATATTTATCTGCCTAGGGATTACTACACTGG TGATCCTCGAGGATTTGGATTTGTTCAATTTGTGGACCCTGCTGATGCAGCAGATGCTAAATATCATATGGATGGGCAAATATTGCAAGGTCGTGAATTGACTGTTGTTTTTGCTGAGGAGAATAGGAAAAAACCAACTGAAATGAGGTCCCGAGAAAGAGGAAG TAGTAGGGGAAACAGTAGAGGTCGCGTTTATGATAGGAGGAGATCACCTCCTCGCTATTCCCGTTCTCCCCGCTATTCCTCCCGGTCACCTCCTCCACGATATGCTAGGTCTCCATCACGGGGCCGTGAGTACTACTCTCCTAAGAGAAGATATTCAAG GTCTATTTCCCCTCATGAGAAGAGGTACAGCAGAGAGAGGTCATACTCGCGCTCTCCACCACCACGGGAACAGTCCCCCCCACCATACGACGGACCAAGGAAGTGCAGTGGAAGTCCTGTGAGAGAACGATCTCCATTTGGGTCTAGGAGCCGCAGCCAGAGTCCAGGTCAAGGCCGTGGCCGATCTCCACTTAGAGCTCCTCCTGCTCGTAGCCCCAGTCGTAGCAGAAGCAGGAGCCCTTACCCAGCAGACTATCCTACGGGACCCATGAGGGATAGGTCTCCTAGCCAATGA
- the LOC121811084 gene encoding uncharacterized protein LOC121811084, protein MNLSSSKFLISPTLTKFPAKYSISPNQSTILGINFRCLQLIISSKKSSYQDFQEYAKPSRLLPVKEVNSSLEKAFESLSSRKSESLYKLRLQTSNAYGSGISDVNSGILLCVIDENGSSILQRLPATSAGADDSLRFQRGSVDEFVFEGPRLGKIHAVWISLESSGQWRISGMNLRAISQFGEKNQEIKRYGFDLEDILLGEKGEASMMEFRPSSVAAFAGDESTLFDEDPSPATYPATSEEGMREYEYLKLSLLLYDAVLILAGSAVASVSMGEDAAGAFLIGGLLGFAYLLLVQRSVDELPSPVLIRREGEDSGGGIFGMLRGSVLVLVLVFALAVVMVKYAASGEFGVRLASRDIVFGMMGFLMCKVALVLAAFKPVTRGLSENE, encoded by the exons ATgaatctttcttcttcaaaattCCTGATTTCGCCAACCCTAACTAAATTCCCCGCGAAATATTCCATTTCCCCAAATCAGTCGACAATATTAGGGATTAATTTTAGGTGTTTGCAATTGATCATAAGCTCAAAGAAGTCCAGCTATCAAG ATTTTCAGGAATATGCAAAGCCTTCAAGGCTGTTACCCGTCAAGGAGGTGAATTCATCGCTCGAAAAGGCGTTTGAGTCTCTCTCATCTAGAAAATCCGAATCACTGTATAAATTGAGGTTACAAACTAGTAATGCTTACGGATCAGGTATCAGTGATGTGAATTCTGGTATTCTGTTGTGTGTAATTGATGAGAATGGATCCTCGATTTTGCAACGATTGCCTGCTACTTCTGCTGGAGCTGATGATTCACTGCGTTTTCAAAGAGGCTCTGTTGATGAATTTGTTTTTGAGGGACCTCGTCTGGGGAAAATTCATGCTGTTTGGATTAGTTTGGAATCATCAG GTCAATGGAGGATAAGTGGGATGAATTTGAGGGCAATTTCTCAATTTGGAGAAAAGAATCAAGAAATCAAGAGATACGGCTTtgatttggaggatattttgCTTGGGGAGAAGGGGGAGGCTTCGATGATGGAGTTCAGGCCTAGCTCGGTAGCTGCATTTGCCGGGGATGAATCCACCCTGTTCGATGAGGATCCCTCACCTGCTACTTACCCTGCAACGAGCGAAGAGGGCATGAGAGAATACGAGTATCTCAAGCTCTCACTGCTGCTCTACGACGCTGTGCTCATCCTAGCAGGCTCTGCAGTTGCATCTGTTTCGATGGGGGAGGATGCTGCGGGTGCTTTCTTGATCGGGGGGCTGCTGGGATTCGCTTATCTGTTACTTGTTCAGAGATCAGTTGATGAACTTCCGTCGCCTGTTCTCATTCGTAGGGAGGGGGAGGATAGTGGTGGGGGGATTTTTGGAATGTTGAGAGGCTCTGTTTTGGTGCTAGTTTTGGTGTTTGCACTTGCTGTGGTGATGGTGAAGTATGCTGCTTCAGGGGAGTTTGGTGTTAGGTTGGCATCAAGGGACATTGTTTTTGGAATGATGGGGTTTCTCATGTGTAAAGTGGCTCTAGTGTTGGCAGCATTCAAGCCCGTGACTCGTGGTTTAAGCGAGAATGAATAG
- the LOC121811334 gene encoding spermidine sinapoyl-CoA acyltransferase-like, whose protein sequence is MQLLRHETAVIRPIQPPFDHDHTLSLSHLDTDRNLLVTLRYLRIYPNSRHNQSDPFHVITAALSATLLPYYPLAGTLRRRPSDHRLELHCRAGDGLTVILAVAGGSLDAGDGDASFMDQLAPDPDPGSGPIRPRVLQITKFSCGGFVLGASVHHAICDGFGSTLFFSAVAEGAARGAGGVGVVDPVWDRSVLLGPWCPPRVEYPIREFLSLDRDFSPYAGSGKRVVKEYLNVEEEWLGRVKGIWYKQSGLKFTTFEALGALIWSSRIKVDKLPPNEKVTFAYSISIRNIVNPPLPAGYWGNSCVPMFVHLTAGEVVGQSVWKTAAAIKGSKQHATAKYVASYVDFQELHYDEGINGGGRVSGFTDWRHLGHSAVDFGWGGPTAVVPLSARLLGCVEPCFFLPGKEGMVKVLVHLEEGVVLGFREEMDKLKNMENGLLSSI, encoded by the exons ATGCAGCTCCTCCGCCACGAAACCGCCGTGATCCGCCCCATCCAACCGCCGTTCGATCACGACcacaccctctctctctcccaccTCGACACCGACCGCAACCTCCTCGTCACTCTCCGCTACCTCCGCATCTACCCCAACAGCCGTCACAACCAATCCGATCCCTTCCACGTCATCACCGCCGCCCTCTCCGCCACCCTCCTCCCCTACTACCCCCTCGCCGGAaccctccgccgccgcccctCCGACCACCGCCTAGAGCTCCACTGCCGCGCCGGCGACGGATTGACGGTGATCCTCGCCGTCGCCGGCGGCAGCTTGGACGCCGGCGACGGCGATGCCTCATTCATGGACCAGCTGGCGCCCGACCCGGATCCGGGATCCGGCCCGATCCGGCCCAGGGTTCTTCAGATCACCAAATTCAGCTGCGGAGGGTTCGTTCTCGGGGCGAGTGTCCACCACGCGATCTGCGACGGGTTCGGCTCCACCCTGTTTTTCAGCGCGGTGGCGGAGGGGGCCGCACGCGGGGCGGGTGGGGTCGGGGTGGTGGATCCGGTTTGGGATCGGTCCGTGTTGCTCGGGCCCTGGTGCCCGCCTCGTGTCGAGTACCCGATTCGAGAGTTCTTGAGCTTGGATAGGGATTTTTCACCGTATGCGGGTTCGGGTAAACGGGTCGTGAAGGAGTATTTGAATGTGGAGGAGGAGTGGTTGGGTCGGGTCAAGGGGATTTGGTACAAGCAATCCGGGTTGAAATTTACCACTTTTGAAGCGTTGGGTGCTCTTATTTGGAGTTCAAG GATCAAAGTTGATAAACTCCCTCCAAATGAAAAAGTAACCTTTGCATATTCAATCAGCATCAGAAACATAGTGAATCCACCTCTCCCGGCCGGCTACTGGGGCAACAGTTGCGTCCCGATGTTCGTGCACCTCACAGCGGGGGAGGTGGTGGGGCAGTCCGTGTGGAAGACCGCGGCAGCCATCAAGGGGAGCAAGCAGCATGCCACGGCCAAGTATGTGGCGTCCTACGTGGACTTCCAGGAGCTGCATTATGACGAAGGCATTAACGGCGGGGGAAGGGTAAGTGGGTTCACTGACTGGCGCCACTTGGGCCATTCCGCGGTGGACTTCGGGTGGGGCGGGCCGACAGCAGTGGTGCCACTGTCGGCCCGCCTCCTCGGGTGCGTGGAGCCATGCTTTTTCCTTCCCGGGAAAGAGGGGATGGTAAAGGTGTTGGTGCATTTGGAGGAGGGTGTGGTGTTGGGTTTTAGGGAAGAAATGGACAAGTTGAAAAACATGGAAAATGGATTGTTGTCTTCAATTTGA
- the LOC121741915 gene encoding phytoene synthase 2, chloroplastic-like, with protein sequence MNAAFSYQTILPSVKKCNCISISGNNTKNSSARAAIAIPKTRKKHISQTELISVHGTASTDLFVHEIVERQTRKAETTAFDLCQNPSFHPVFLEEAYERCRDVCAEYAKTFYLGTQLMTEERQKAIWAIYVWCRRTDELVDGPNSAHLSSTLDRWEERLDDIFNGRPYDMLDAALTDTLYKFPLDIKPFKDMIEGMRMDTRKDRYANFEELYMYCYCVAGTVGLMSVPVMGIAPESLLSDHRIYNAALCLGIGNQLTNILRDVGEDASRGRIYLPQDELAEFGLSDKDVFSRKVTDGWREFMKEQITRARFYFDQAEEGATQLHEASRWPVWSALMLYRMILDSIESNGYDNLTKRAYVGRAKKLLTLPVAFGRSLQTKPSIALS encoded by the exons ATGAATGCAGCATTTTCTTACCAAACAATACTCCCTTCCGTCAAAAAATGCAACTGCATATCTATTTCAGGAAACAACACAAAAAACAGTAGTGCAAGAGCAGCCATAGCTATTcccaaaacaagaaaaaaacatATTTCTCAGACAGAACTGATATCAGTTCATGGAACTGCTTCCACCGATCTTTTCGTGCATGAGATTGTCGAGAGGCAGACGAGAAAGGCTGAGACGACAGCGTTCGATCTCTGTCAAAACCCTAGTTTTCACCCGGTGTTCCTTGAAGAAGCCTATGAGAGATGTAGAGATGTGTGTGCTGAATATGCAAAGACATTTTATCTGG GAACACAGTTGATGACTGAGGAAAGGCAGAAGGCAATATGGGCTATTTATG TGTGGTGTAGGAGGACTGATGAATTGGTTGATGGACCAAACTCTGCACATCTTAGCTCAACACTTGATAGATGGGAAGAGAGATTAGATGACATCTTCAACGGTCGTCCCTACGACATGCTTGATGCTGCCCTAACCGATACTCTCTACAAATTCCCATTAGACATAAag CCTTTCAAGGACATGATCGAAGGGATGAGAATGGATACGAGGAAAGACCGGTATGCAAACTTCGAAGAGCTTTACATGTATTGCTACTGTGTGGCCGGGACCGTTGGCCTGATGAGTGTTCCTGTCATGGGAATTGCACCCGAGTCTTTGCTGTCGGATCATAGGATTTATAATGCAGCTTTGTGTTTAGGAATTGGGAATCAGCTTACTAACATTCTTAGAGATGTTGGAGAAGA tgCATCAAGAGGGAGGATTTATCTTCCACAAGATGAACTGGCTGAGTTTGGATTATCAGACAAGGATGTTTTCTCAAGAAAGGTGACAGATGGTTGGAGGGAGTTCATGAAAGAGCAGATCACGAGAGCAAGATTCTACTTCGACCAGGCAGAGGAGGGAGCTACACAGCTACACGAGGCTAGCCGTTGGCCG GTTTGGTCTGCGTTGATGCTGTATCGTATGATCTTGGACTCGATCGAGAGCAATGGCTATGATAACCTGACAAAACGGGCATACGTGGGCAGAGCCAAGAAACTGCTCACCTTGCCTGTAGCATTCGGTAGATCCCTGCAAACAAAACCAAGTATAGCTCTCTCATAA
- the LOC121741914 gene encoding serine/threonine-protein phosphatase PP2A-2 catalytic subunit-like, which produces MDAAAGGGGTNGNLDEQIAQLVQCKPLSEPEVRVLCGKAKEILTQESNVQPVKSPVTICGDIHGQFHDLAELFRIGGKCPDTNYLFMGDYVDRGYYSVETVSLLVALKVRYPQRITILRGNHESRQITQVYGFYDECLRKYGSANVWKTFTDLFDLLPLTALVESEIFCLHGGLSPSIETLDNVRSFDRVQEVPHEGPMCDLLWSDPDDRCGWGISPRGAGYTFGQDISEQFNHTNNLKLIARAHQLVMEGFNWAHDQKVVTIFSAPNYCYRCGNMASILEVDDCKGHTFIQFEPAPRRGEPDVTRRTPDYFL; this is translated from the exons ATGGACGCGGCGGCCGGTGGCGGGGGAACCAATGGCAACCTCGACGAACAAATCGCGCAGCTCGTGCAGTGCAAGCCCTTATCCGAGCCTGAG GTAAGGGTGTTATGTGGCAAGGCCAAGGAGATCCTGACGCAAGAGAGCAATGTGCAG CCAGTTAAAAGCCCAGTTACTATATGTGGTGATATTCATGGTCAGTTCCATGATCTTGCTGAGCTTTTCCGGATTGGTGGGAAG TGTCCGGATACAAATTATTTGTTTATGGGAGATTATGTTGATCGAGGATACTACTCTGTGGAGACAGTGTCG CTCTTGGTGGCTTTGAAAGTGCGTTATCCTCAAAGGATCACTATTCTACGTGGAAATCATGAAAGCCGTCAG ATTACTCAGGTTTATGGGTTTTATGACGAATGCTTGCGAAA ATATGGAAGCGCCAATGTGTGGAAGACCTTCACAGATCTTTTTGACCTCCTTCCTCTTACTGCACTG GTTGAGTCAGAAATCTTTTGTCTCCATGGTGGATTGTCTCCATCCATAGAAACTCTTGATAATGTCCGTAGTTTCGACCGTGTTCAAGAAGTTCCTCATGAAGGGCCTATGTGTGACCTTTTGTGGTCTGATCCTGATGATCGATGTGGCTGGGGTATCTCTCCAAGGGGTGCTGGATATACATTTGGCCAA GACATCTCGGAGCAATTCAACCATACAAACAACTTGAAGCTTATTGCTAGAGCTCACCAGCTGGTTATGGAGGGATTTAACTGGGCTCAT GACCAAAAGGTTGTTACTATCTTCAGTGCACCTAATTATTGTTACCGCTGTGGAAACATGGCATCTATTCTTGAAGTTGATGACTGCAAGGGACATACTTTTATTCAG TTTGAGCCAGCTCCCAGACGTGGTGAGCCAGATGTAACTCGAAGAACACCAGATTACTTTCTCTGA